In Quercus robur chromosome 10, dhQueRobu3.1, whole genome shotgun sequence, a genomic segment contains:
- the LOC126703973 gene encoding uncharacterized protein LOC126703973, whose amino-acid sequence MDEVNSTKSSQEVSNAESPLWQYVTKVEKGIRACRNVSKSHRLEMQRMHDQVEANKLEQEQRSQIPLPPPPPGRGIPISPFRRQEGSDSSHSTNPVDAKRRKVTMNTTLEKAFQNNARHDLDSRIARMFYTGGLPFNFARNPHYRSSYAFAATHSIPGYLPPGYNALRTTLLQKERAHVERLLKPIKDSWLENGVSIVSDGWSDPQRRPLINIMAVLDGGPVFIKAIDGSGEFKDKHYIAGVLKDAIKDIGHEKVVQVITDNANVMKAAGALIEGEYPKIFWTPCVVHTLNLALKNICAAKNTEKNEVTYEECSWITRVADDASFIRVFIMNHSMRLAMFNEFCPLKLLQVADTRFASVVVTLKRLKLIKRCLQAMAISDQWASYREDDVGKAQKVKDMILSDLWWDNIDYILEFTAPIYDMLRIADTDKLCLHLVYEMWDSMIEKVKAVIYRHEGLEDDQYNSFWSVVYDILIDRWTKNSTPLHCLAHSLNPKYYSIEWISENPKRIPPHRDHEISMERSKCLERYFEDENDLTVVKYEFAKFSGGRFPSPSVLTDRWTLLPLVWWQYHGSAFPTLQTLALKFLGQPCSSSCAERNWSTYKFIHSLKRNKMAPARAEDLVYVHSNLRLLSRRNEEYIHTATKMWDIAGDSWNESDMHGGAGILENAALTLDEIELEAIVIGNVNTSATTSESEVRSEAIDFEDDDICI is encoded by the exons ATGGACGAAGTTAATAGCACAAAAAGTTCACAAGAAGTGTCAAATGCTGAATCTCCTCTTTGGCAGTATGTGACTAAAGTAGAAAAAGGTATTAGAGCATGCCGTAATGTGTCAAAGAGCCATAGGTTGGAAATGCAGCGAATGCATGATCAAGTTGAGGCTAATAAGTTAGAGCAAGAACAGAGAAGTCAAATTCCCTTACCCCCACCTCCCCCAGGCCGTGGGATACCTATTTCCCCATTTCGGAGACAAGAAGGGAGTGATAGTAGTCATAGTACAAATCCGGTTGATGCTAAGAGGAGGAAGGTGACTATGAATACTACTTTGGAGAAAGCATTTCAGAATAATGCTAGACATGATTTAGATAGTAGAATTGCTAGGATGTTTTACACCGGTGGGCTTCCATTTAACTTTGCAAGGAACCCACATTATCGTAGTTCCTATGCATTTGCTGCTACTCATAGCATTCCGGGTTATCTTCCTCCTGGATACAATGCTTTGAGAACAACACTTTTGCAAAAGGAAAGAGCTCATGTTGAAAGACTCTTGAAACCAATTAAGGACTCTTGGCTTGAAAATGGTGTAAGTATAGTTTCTGATGGATGGTCAGATCCACAAAGGAGGCCTCTTATTAACATTATGGCTGTATTAGATGGGGGTCCAGTGTTTATAAAGGCAATTGATGGGTCAGGTGAGTTCAAAGATAAGCATTACATTGCTGGGGTGTTGAAGGATGCTATAAAAGATATTGGACATGAAAAAGTTGTCCAAGTTATCACTGataatgcaaatgtgatgaAGGCTGCTGGAGCTCTTATTGAGGGTGAgtatcctaaaatattttggacaccTTGTGTTGTCCACACTCTCAATCTAgctttgaagaatatttgtgCAGCAAAAAACACTGAAAAGAATGAAGTTACATATGAGGAATGTAGTTGGATTACACGTGTTGCTGATGATGCATCCTTCATACGTGTTTTTATCATGAATCATTCTATGAGGTTGGcaatgtttaatgaattttgtcCATTAAAATTGCTCCAAGTTGCTGATACTAGATTTGCTTCGGTGGTTGTAACGTTGAAAAGgttgaagttgataaaaagatgccttcAAGCCATGGCTATTAGTGACCAATGGGCTTCTTATAGGGAGGATGACGTTGGAAAAGCTCAAAAGGTGAAAGATATGATTCTAAGTGATCTTTGGTGGGATAATATTGATTATATCCTTGAATTCACGGCACCCATTTATGATATGCTACGAATAGCCGACACAGATAAGCTTTGTCTTCATCTTGTGTATgagatgtgggattccatgatAGAGAAGGTGAAAGCAGTGATATATCGGCATGAAGGCTTGGAAGATGATCAATATAACTCATTTTGGAGTGTGGTGTATGATATACTCATTGATCGGTGGACTAAAAATTCTACACCACTACATTGCTTGGCTCATTCCTTAAATCCTAA GTATTACTCCATTGAATGGATTTCGGAGAATCCAAAACGCATCCCTCCACATCGGGATCATGAAATTTCTATGGAAAGAAGCAAGTGTTTGGAGCGATACTTTGAAGATGAGAATGACTTAACGGTGGTGAAGTATGAGTTTGCTAAATTTTCAGGAGGGAGGTTTCCTTCACCAAGTGTCTTGACGGATAGGTGGACCTTACTACCTTTGGTTTGGTGGCAATACCATGGCTCCGCATTTCCAACTCTTCAAACCCTTGCCCTTAAATTTCTTGGACAACCTTGCTCATCCTCATGTGCTGAGAGAAATTGGAGCACgtacaaattcattcattccttaaaaagaaacaaaatggctcCTGCACGCGCTGAGGATTTGGTATATGTGCATTCTAATCTTCGACTCTTGTCAAGGCGCAATGAAGAGTACATACATACTGCAACAAAGATGTGGGATATTGCAGGAGACTCTTGGAATGAGAGCGACATGCATGGAGGAGCTGGAATTCTTGAGAATGCAGCTCTTACACTTGATGAGATAGAGTTGGAGGCTATAGTTATTGGGAATGTTAACACTAGTGCTACTACTAGTGAAAGTGAAGTTCGAAGTGAAGCTATTGATTTTGAGGATGATGatatttgtatttga